From Luteolibacter yonseiensis, the proteins below share one genomic window:
- a CDS encoding urea amidolyase associated protein UAAP1, whose amino-acid sequence MKPLFEKTLSGAGMWSAVISRGKRLRLTDTDGGANVGMLLYNTRERTERYNMPDTLKGQHIFYLRSPYCLHSDMGRLLASVTSDTVGWHDTVCGHSDAARVLAKYGENNYQSARNGWHRNGHDCFLIELAKWGLGKKDLVPNLNLFSKAVADEAGQLTFVPENSKPGDSIELRFEMDTLVVLNTCQHPLDPDPVYRQRQVKLQVFAGDPPADDDPSLLVRPENLRAWENNQTYHTLLQP is encoded by the coding sequence ATGAAACCGCTTTTCGAAAAAACATTGTCAGGGGCCGGGATGTGGTCCGCCGTGATCTCGCGTGGCAAGCGGCTCCGCCTCACCGACACCGACGGCGGCGCGAACGTGGGCATGCTGCTCTACAACACCCGCGAACGCACGGAGCGCTACAACATGCCGGACACCCTCAAGGGCCAGCACATCTTCTACCTGCGCTCGCCCTACTGCCTGCATTCCGACATGGGGCGGCTGCTGGCCTCGGTCACCTCGGACACCGTGGGCTGGCACGACACGGTCTGCGGCCACTCGGACGCTGCCCGCGTGCTCGCGAAATACGGGGAGAACAACTACCAGTCCGCCCGCAACGGCTGGCACCGCAACGGCCACGACTGCTTCCTCATCGAACTGGCGAAGTGGGGGCTCGGCAAAAAGGACCTTGTTCCCAATCTCAATCTCTTCAGCAAGGCCGTGGCTGATGAAGCCGGCCAACTCACCTTTGTCCCGGAAAATTCGAAACCCGGCGACAGCATCGAACTGCGGTTCGAGATGGACACGCTCGTGGTGCTCAACACCTGCCAGCATCCGCTTGATCCGGATCCCGTCTACCGGCAACGCCAGGTGAAGCTCCAGGTCTTCGCGGGGGATCCGCCTGCGGATGATGATCCATCACTGCTCGTCCGCCCGGAGAACCTCCGGGCCTGGGAAAACAACCAAACCTATCACACCCTTCTACAACCATGA
- a CDS encoding urea amidolyase associated protein UAAP2 has product MIESTLDPENAAFREVIPAGGWWVHEIKKGRTLRILDLEGNQAADTLFFSAADPTERYSADRTIQEQAALYLTTGTRLMSNEGNVLLTITADTCGRHDTLGGACSRESNTMRYSHDTECMHACRDSFIRGAQEWDIELTKRDLPPNINFFMNVPVSTDGGLTFADGISAPGRYVEMRAEMDVVCLISNCPQLNNPCNGWNPTPVEVLVF; this is encoded by the coding sequence ATGATCGAAAGCACCCTCGACCCGGAGAACGCCGCGTTCCGCGAGGTCATCCCCGCAGGCGGCTGGTGGGTTCATGAAATCAAGAAGGGCCGGACCTTGCGCATCCTTGATCTCGAAGGGAACCAGGCCGCCGACACGCTGTTTTTCAGCGCCGCCGATCCTACCGAACGCTACAGCGCGGACCGGACGATCCAGGAGCAGGCGGCCCTCTATCTCACCACCGGCACCCGGCTGATGAGCAACGAGGGCAACGTCCTGCTCACCATCACCGCGGACACCTGCGGGCGTCACGACACGCTCGGCGGCGCGTGCTCGCGCGAGTCCAACACCATGCGCTACTCCCACGACACCGAGTGCATGCACGCCTGCCGCGACAGCTTCATCCGTGGCGCGCAGGAGTGGGACATCGAGCTCACCAAACGCGACCTGCCGCCCAACATCAACTTCTTCATGAACGTGCCGGTCTCCACCGATGGCGGCCTCACCTTCGCCGACGGCATCTCCGCTCCGGGCCGCTACGTCGAAATGCGGGCGGAAATGGATGTGGTCTGCCTCATCTCCAACTGCCCGCAGCTCAACAATCCCTGCAACGGTTGGAATCCGACGCCTGTCGAGGTGCTCGTCTTTTGA
- a CDS encoding L-threonylcarbamoyladenylate synthase, whose protein sequence is MSETRILQAADDEMKDAVREASAMLRAGEIVALPTETVYGLGADALNPEAVAKVFAAKERPSFDPLIVHIASRGDLKDVAIVPDDIAETVNKLTAEFWPGPLTLILPKHPDVPDLVTSGLPTVAVRQSAHPVFRAVGKELGRPIAAPSANRFGRISPTSASAVMKELEGRIPLIVDAGACSEGVESTIISIEPREGKKPVFRLHRAGPVTKEQLQNFGKVEKFRENKSEAPQAPGQLESHYAPLTPLILLEKPEDFVPEEGKKYGLLSYTGDDDSPYVNLHDWEAIESLSPGSGKLAEAAIRLFFVMRMMDEAGLDAIIVEPVSETGLGVAIMDRLRRASVNFK, encoded by the coding sequence GTGTCCGAGACCAGAATCCTACAAGCCGCCGATGATGAAATGAAAGACGCCGTGCGCGAGGCCAGCGCCATGCTGCGTGCCGGCGAAATCGTCGCCCTGCCGACCGAAACCGTTTACGGCCTCGGTGCGGACGCGCTGAATCCCGAAGCCGTCGCGAAGGTTTTCGCAGCGAAGGAAAGACCGTCGTTCGATCCGCTCATCGTCCACATCGCGTCGCGCGGGGATTTGAAGGATGTCGCCATCGTGCCGGATGACATCGCGGAAACGGTCAACAAGTTGACCGCCGAATTCTGGCCCGGTCCCCTCACCTTGATTTTACCAAAGCACCCCGATGTCCCCGATCTGGTGACCAGCGGACTGCCGACGGTGGCGGTGCGCCAGAGCGCGCATCCGGTGTTCCGCGCGGTAGGCAAGGAACTCGGACGCCCCATCGCCGCACCAAGCGCGAACCGCTTTGGCAGGATCTCCCCCACCTCAGCCTCCGCGGTGATGAAGGAACTGGAAGGACGCATCCCCCTCATCGTGGATGCCGGAGCCTGCAGCGAGGGAGTGGAGAGCACGATCATCTCCATCGAGCCACGTGAGGGAAAGAAACCGGTTTTCCGGCTTCACCGGGCCGGCCCCGTCACGAAAGAGCAGCTTCAGAATTTCGGCAAGGTGGAGAAATTCCGCGAAAACAAGAGCGAGGCCCCGCAGGCACCGGGTCAGCTCGAAAGCCACTACGCGCCGCTCACCCCGCTGATCCTGTTGGAAAAGCCGGAGGATTTCGTGCCGGAGGAAGGCAAGAAGTACGGCCTCCTCAGCTACACGGGTGACGACGACAGTCCTTATGTGAATCTCCACGACTGGGAAGCCATCGAATCGCTCAGCCCCGGCAGTGGAAAACTCGCCGAAGCGGCGATCCGCCTGTTTTTCGTCATGCGTATGATGGATGAGGCCGGACTGGATGCCATCATCGTGGAGCCGGTGAGCGAGACAGGACTCGGTGTCGCCATCATGGACCGGCTCCGCCGGGCATCGGTCAATTTCAAATAG
- a CDS encoding ABC transporter ATP-binding protein → MNTDLALPDYREQTPEVAARFSRLVERPVALQVSHLTKKFETPRGIITALDDVSFSVHKRELLSVIGPSGCGKSTLVRILAGLESPTSGELRVYGEPVSGPGADRGMVFQGYTLFPWRTVKENVMFGPQMSGTPTYIADSEAREWIELVGLSKFENAYPHQLSGGMKQRVAIARALANQPRVLFMDEPFGALDAQTRCQMQSYLLEIWKNVDITIVFITHDLDEAVFLSDRILVLEANPGRVNEVVQVPVPRPRSSTQIFDPTFLGVRKHIDNLIHPPGQEQKEAPVLRHAISDPDVV, encoded by the coding sequence ATGAACACCGATCTCGCACTTCCCGACTACCGCGAGCAGACACCCGAGGTCGCCGCCCGGTTCTCCCGGCTCGTCGAGCGCCCCGTGGCCCTGCAAGTGAGCCATCTCACGAAAAAATTCGAAACCCCTCGCGGCATCATCACCGCGCTGGATGACGTCTCGTTTTCCGTGCACAAGCGCGAGCTTCTCAGCGTCATCGGACCCTCCGGCTGTGGAAAATCGACACTCGTCAGAATCCTCGCAGGGCTGGAATCTCCGACTTCCGGCGAGCTCCGTGTCTACGGCGAACCCGTTTCAGGCCCGGGTGCGGACCGGGGGATGGTCTTCCAGGGCTACACGCTCTTCCCATGGCGTACGGTGAAGGAGAATGTCATGTTCGGCCCGCAGATGTCCGGCACGCCCACCTACATCGCCGACTCCGAGGCCCGCGAATGGATCGAACTCGTCGGCCTCTCGAAATTCGAAAACGCCTACCCCCACCAGCTTTCCGGCGGCATGAAGCAACGGGTCGCCATCGCCCGCGCGCTCGCCAACCAGCCGCGCGTCCTCTTCATGGACGAGCCCTTCGGCGCTCTCGACGCACAGACCCGCTGCCAGATGCAGTCCTACCTGCTGGAGATCTGGAAAAACGTGGACATCACCATCGTCTTCATCACCCACGACCTGGACGAGGCCGTGTTCCTGTCCGACAGGATTCTCGTTCTGGAAGCCAACCCGGGAAGAGTGAACGAGGTCGTCCAGGTCCCGGTGCCCCGGCCACGCAGCAGCACCCAGATCTTCGATCCCACCTTCCTCGGCGTCCGCAAGCACATCGACAACCTCATCCATCCGCCCGGCCAGGAGCAGAAGGAGGCCCCCGTCCTGCGCCACGCGATTTCGGATCCCGACGTTGTCTGA
- the atzF gene encoding allophanate hydrolase → MTITELKTRYAGGATPSEIIGEIRDKTIAWNDPALFIHLPEKSVLLEIAAAVEAMPEGLPLWGIPFVVKDNIDVAGWPTTAGCPEYAYLPTKDAEVVRLLRAAGAIPIAKANMDQFATGLVGTRSPYGVARNAIDAEFLPGGSSSGSASSVAADLCAFSLGTDTAGSGRVPAAFQELIGWKPTRGLLSNRGLVPACRSLDCISVFANTAADALLVSEAVSVYDEADAFSRKVIPKGGIGARFRFGVPVSPDFAGDPDTPGLFAAAVEKLKSLGGTPVMVDLTAFTEAAKLLYEGPWVAERWAAVGGFVEKNPDAVFPVTRKILEGSKGWDAASTFLAQYKLREHARDAEAVWKKIDVLLLPTTPRIHTVAENLQEPYGTNATLGRYTNFMNLLDLAAVAVPAGRARSGRAPWGVTLAAPAGWDVVLLGLAARFRGEPEIEIRKPTRIPLLVCGAHLEGLALHWQLADRGAVLREKTRTAPVYRMFAMPPVGTIPPRPALIRDDERGAGIDVEVWELEAADFGDFVSKIPGPLGIGKVKLENGEEVPGFIAEPRAIEGAGEITDFGGWRAWLERS, encoded by the coding sequence ATGACCATCACCGAACTCAAGACCCGCTACGCCGGAGGTGCCACACCCTCCGAAATCATCGGGGAAATCCGGGATAAGACCATCGCTTGGAATGATCCGGCACTCTTCATCCATCTGCCGGAGAAATCCGTCCTGCTGGAAATCGCCGCTGCCGTCGAAGCGATGCCGGAGGGACTCCCGCTGTGGGGCATTCCCTTCGTCGTGAAGGATAACATCGATGTCGCCGGTTGGCCGACCACCGCGGGTTGTCCCGAATACGCCTACCTGCCAACCAAGGATGCCGAGGTGGTGCGGCTCCTGAGAGCTGCGGGAGCGATTCCGATCGCGAAGGCGAATATGGACCAGTTCGCCACCGGACTGGTCGGCACCCGCAGTCCCTACGGGGTCGCACGGAACGCCATTGACGCGGAATTCCTTCCCGGCGGATCAAGCTCCGGCAGCGCCTCCTCGGTGGCTGCGGACCTGTGCGCGTTTTCCCTGGGGACCGATACGGCGGGTTCGGGCCGCGTGCCGGCGGCATTTCAGGAACTGATCGGCTGGAAACCCACCAGAGGCTTGCTGAGCAATCGCGGGCTGGTTCCCGCGTGCAGGTCGCTGGATTGCATCTCGGTTTTCGCGAACACGGCCGCGGACGCCCTGCTGGTATCGGAAGCGGTGTCCGTTTACGACGAAGCGGATGCTTTTTCCCGGAAGGTGATCCCCAAGGGAGGGATCGGAGCGAGATTCCGCTTCGGAGTGCCGGTGTCTCCCGATTTCGCGGGCGATCCGGACACGCCGGGACTTTTTGCGGCGGCGGTTGAAAAATTGAAATCGCTGGGAGGCACCCCTGTCATGGTGGATCTCACCGCATTCACGGAAGCCGCGAAACTGCTCTACGAAGGCCCGTGGGTCGCGGAGCGCTGGGCGGCGGTCGGAGGGTTCGTGGAAAAAAATCCCGATGCCGTTTTCCCGGTCACTCGGAAAATCCTCGAAGGTTCGAAAGGCTGGGACGCGGCATCCACCTTCCTAGCGCAATACAAGCTGCGGGAACATGCCCGCGACGCGGAGGCTGTCTGGAAAAAGATCGATGTCCTGCTGTTGCCCACCACTCCACGGATCCACACCGTAGCGGAAAATCTGCAGGAGCCCTACGGCACGAATGCGACGCTCGGACGTTACACGAATTTCATGAACCTGCTGGACCTCGCCGCCGTCGCGGTGCCCGCCGGGCGGGCGAGATCCGGACGAGCTCCCTGGGGTGTCACCCTCGCGGCACCGGCGGGCTGGGATGTGGTCCTGCTGGGATTGGCCGCCCGCTTCAGGGGAGAACCGGAGATTGAGATCCGCAAACCGACGAGGATTCCCCTGCTCGTCTGCGGAGCGCATCTGGAAGGACTCGCACTGCATTGGCAGCTCGCGGATCGTGGTGCCGTCCTTCGCGAAAAAACGCGGACCGCGCCGGTTTACCGGATGTTTGCGATGCCGCCGGTGGGAACCATTCCCCCGCGTCCCGCGTTGATCAGGGATGATGAACGCGGTGCCGGCATCGACGTGGAGGTCTGGGAACTCGAAGCCGCGGATTTCGGTGATTTCGTTTCAAAAATCCCCGGACCGCTGGGAATTGGCAAGGTGAAGCTGGAAAACGGTGAGGAAGTTCCGGGATTCATCGCCGAGCCTAGGGCGATCGAAGGAGCCGGGGAAATCACCGATTTCGGCGGATGGCGGGCCTGGTTGGAGCGGTCGTAA
- a CDS encoding CopG family ribbon-helix-helix protein, with protein sequence MASNGNNDGLRRMTVSMPEETFQAFERLVASRGFDSRSQAVGEMIHQHAAQHLEKIGTEIMAGTLTLVYDESKSALLRDLSRIFREHISEVISSQHILLEDEHVLEVILMQGPARTLREITNKLVTCKGVKTAHITLTPHLMPPLHAKGTGKRP encoded by the coding sequence ATGGCCAGCAACGGTAACAACGACGGATTGAGGCGCATGACGGTCTCGATGCCGGAGGAGACATTCCAGGCGTTCGAACGCCTGGTCGCCTCGCGGGGATTCGACAGCCGGTCGCAGGCGGTCGGCGAGATGATCCACCAGCACGCCGCCCAGCACCTGGAGAAAATCGGCACCGAGATCATGGCGGGAACACTCACCCTCGTGTACGACGAGTCGAAGAGCGCCCTTCTCCGCGACCTCTCCCGCATTTTCCGGGAACATATCTCCGAGGTGATTTCCTCACAACACATCCTTCTGGAGGACGAGCACGTGCTCGAGGTCATCCTCATGCAGGGTCCCGCCCGCACCCTGCGGGAGATCACCAACAAGCTCGTCACCTGCAAGGGAGTGAAGACCGCGCACATCACCCTGACACCCCACCTCATGCCTCCGCTCCACGCCAAGGGAACCGGCAAACGCCCATGA
- the uca gene encoding urea carboxylase, with translation MKILIANRGEIAARAIRTFQKLGYRSIAVYSDPDAGAPHVDLADEARHLGPGPVSESYLLKDKLLEIALESGADAVFPGYGLLSENTDFARMCEDAGVRWLGPTPEQIIAFGLKHEARRLAGDAGVPLVPGTGLLENAEAAISAAEGIGYPVMLKSTAGGGGIGMKVCRDADELRREFESVVRLSERSFGSGGVFIERFIQRGRHVEVQIFGDGNGKVLALGERDCSVQRRNQKVFEETPAPDLPDRTRTALHAAAVKLGESVNYRSAGTVEFIYDADRDDFFFLEVNTRLQVEHGVTELVTGIDLVEWMVRLALDRTWKMPDASPTPRGCAIQARVYAEDPNHNFRPSCGLLTEAVFPDWTRCDGWISPGTEVSPFYDPLLAKVMVHGEDRETAVHLLEKALDETKISGIETNLRYLRGIVRWTPYLLGGVAMRDMVDFSYTPRTIDVLSAGTMTTVQDWPGRVGYWEVGVPPCGPFDPLSLRLANTLVGNEEGTAGLEITMTGPTLRFNSPAVIAVAGASALMLKNGEPVPMNEAIAVEAGDVLKIGRFEGAGARAYLSVAGGIESPEYLGSCSTFTLGKFGGPFGRALLPGDVLGIRSSPAGAGKSETPHETGRLKPAPLGHDWRIAVLYGPHGSPDFFLDEDIDTFFATQWEVHYNSARTGVRLIGPKPKWARADGGEAGLHPSNLHDNAYAIGAVDFTGDMPVILGPDGPSLGGFVCPVVVVDAELWKLGQLRPGDRIRFVPVDEAWARDRQTEVAEFISGKRSELADPSEAARGSCFIDSFGEGDDAVVVRRAGDRYFLIEFGPHHLDLKLRFKVHVVHEWLKERAIPGILDLTPGIRSLQVHFDPGVIGRGELWKIIRDGIEGLPPLEQIEVPTRVVHLPLSWEDPSTLEAIRRYMQSVRPDAPWCPSNLEFIRRINDLESIDEVRRIFFEASYLVMGLGDVYLGAPVATPLDPRHRMVTTKYNPARTWTPENAVGIGGAYLCIYGMEGPGGYQFTGRTIPVWNRWRKTADFEKPWLLRFFDQLRFHPVSAEELLRLREEVPRGRHKLEIEEKVFRFSDYEAFLAENSAGIEAFQNKQRAGYEAERKRWEEAGLSMDAPAETVEEEDTVVIPEGCSTLDSPVTGSVWKVEALAGTRIAAGTTALILEAMKMEVPLEADEPLEIVEILVAEGASVRAGQPLVIVKPAI, from the coding sequence ATGAAAATCCTCATTGCCAATCGCGGAGAAATCGCGGCCCGAGCCATCCGCACGTTTCAAAAACTCGGCTACCGGAGCATCGCGGTTTATTCCGATCCCGACGCCGGAGCACCGCATGTCGATCTCGCGGACGAGGCCCGCCACCTCGGACCCGGCCCGGTTTCCGAAAGCTACCTGCTCAAGGACAAGCTGCTGGAAATCGCGTTGGAATCCGGAGCGGACGCGGTTTTCCCCGGTTACGGCCTGCTGAGCGAGAACACGGACTTCGCCCGCATGTGCGAGGACGCCGGCGTGAGATGGCTGGGCCCCACCCCGGAACAGATCATCGCCTTCGGCTTGAAACATGAAGCCCGCCGTCTCGCGGGTGACGCGGGCGTGCCGCTCGTTCCGGGCACGGGCCTTCTGGAAAATGCGGAGGCCGCCATCTCCGCTGCGGAGGGGATCGGCTACCCGGTCATGTTGAAAAGCACCGCCGGTGGCGGAGGGATCGGCATGAAGGTCTGCCGCGACGCCGATGAACTGCGCCGCGAGTTTGAAAGCGTCGTGCGTCTCAGCGAACGCAGCTTCGGCTCCGGCGGCGTCTTCATCGAGCGGTTCATCCAGCGGGGCCGCCACGTGGAGGTCCAGATCTTCGGTGACGGAAACGGAAAGGTGCTGGCCCTCGGCGAGCGCGATTGTTCGGTGCAGCGCCGCAACCAGAAGGTCTTCGAGGAGACACCCGCTCCCGACCTGCCCGACCGCACGAGGACCGCGCTCCACGCGGCGGCGGTGAAACTCGGTGAGAGCGTGAACTACCGTTCCGCCGGGACCGTGGAATTCATCTACGACGCGGACCGCGATGATTTCTTTTTTCTCGAGGTGAACACCCGCCTGCAGGTCGAACACGGGGTCACGGAACTCGTCACCGGCATCGATCTCGTCGAGTGGATGGTGCGCCTCGCCCTGGACCGGACTTGGAAAATGCCGGATGCCAGCCCCACTCCGCGCGGCTGCGCGATCCAGGCGCGCGTCTATGCGGAGGATCCGAACCATAACTTCCGCCCGAGCTGCGGCCTGCTGACGGAAGCGGTTTTTCCCGATTGGACACGCTGCGACGGCTGGATCTCGCCCGGCACCGAAGTCAGTCCCTTCTACGATCCGCTGCTCGCGAAAGTGATGGTCCACGGCGAGGATCGGGAGACCGCCGTGCATCTGCTGGAAAAGGCGCTCGATGAAACGAAAATCTCCGGCATCGAGACAAACCTGCGCTACCTGCGCGGCATCGTACGATGGACGCCATACCTGTTGGGCGGCGTCGCCATGCGTGACATGGTGGATTTCTCCTACACGCCCCGCACCATCGACGTACTGTCCGCAGGGACGATGACGACGGTGCAGGACTGGCCCGGCCGCGTGGGGTATTGGGAGGTGGGCGTGCCCCCATGCGGGCCGTTCGACCCGCTGTCATTGCGCCTGGCGAACACCCTCGTCGGAAATGAGGAGGGCACGGCGGGCCTGGAAATCACGATGACCGGTCCGACGCTGCGGTTCAATTCACCTGCTGTTATCGCGGTAGCCGGAGCGTCCGCGCTGATGCTGAAAAACGGCGAACCCGTGCCGATGAACGAAGCCATCGCCGTGGAAGCCGGGGATGTTCTGAAAATCGGCAGGTTCGAGGGAGCCGGAGCACGCGCCTACCTCTCGGTGGCGGGTGGGATCGAGTCTCCCGAATATCTGGGCAGTTGCTCGACATTCACCTTGGGGAAATTCGGCGGCCCGTTTGGAAGGGCGCTGCTGCCGGGGGATGTGCTGGGCATCAGGAGTTCACCGGCTGGAGCCGGCAAGTCTGAAACACCCCATGAAACCGGCCGGTTGAAACCGGCGCCCCTTGGTCACGACTGGCGGATCGCCGTCCTCTACGGCCCGCACGGTTCGCCGGATTTTTTCCTCGATGAGGACATCGACACCTTTTTCGCAACACAGTGGGAGGTCCATTACAATTCCGCCCGCACCGGTGTCCGCCTCATCGGCCCGAAGCCGAAGTGGGCGCGCGCCGACGGCGGTGAGGCGGGACTGCATCCCTCGAACCTGCACGACAACGCCTACGCCATCGGCGCGGTGGATTTCACGGGTGACATGCCCGTCATCCTCGGCCCTGACGGCCCCAGCCTCGGTGGATTCGTCTGCCCTGTCGTCGTGGTGGACGCGGAGCTGTGGAAACTCGGCCAGCTCCGCCCCGGAGACCGCATCCGGTTCGTTCCCGTGGACGAGGCATGGGCGCGGGACCGACAGACCGAGGTGGCTGAATTCATTTCAGGAAAGCGATCGGAACTCGCCGACCCTTCGGAGGCGGCACGCGGTTCGTGTTTCATCGATTCCTTTGGAGAGGGAGATGACGCCGTGGTCGTCCGCCGTGCGGGAGACCGCTATTTCCTGATCGAGTTCGGTCCGCATCACCTTGACCTCAAGCTGCGGTTCAAGGTCCACGTCGTGCACGAGTGGCTGAAGGAGCGGGCCATCCCCGGCATCCTCGACCTCACACCGGGAATCCGCTCGTTGCAGGTCCACTTCGATCCGGGAGTGATCGGGCGCGGTGAATTGTGGAAAATCATCCGGGACGGCATCGAAGGCCTGCCGCCCTTGGAGCAGATCGAAGTGCCGACACGCGTGGTCCACCTGCCTCTGAGTTGGGAGGATCCGAGCACGCTGGAAGCCATCCGCCGCTACATGCAGAGCGTGCGTCCCGACGCGCCATGGTGCCCGAGCAATCTGGAGTTCATCCGCCGCATCAACGACCTGGAATCCATCGACGAGGTGCGCCGGATCTTTTTCGAAGCGTCCTATCTGGTGATGGGGCTGGGCGATGTCTATCTCGGGGCTCCTGTTGCCACTCCGCTCGATCCACGCCACCGGATGGTGACGACGAAGTACAACCCGGCACGAACGTGGACGCCGGAAAACGCCGTCGGTATAGGTGGGGCATATCTCTGCATCTATGGCATGGAAGGCCCCGGCGGCTACCAATTCACCGGACGCACCATCCCGGTGTGGAACCGCTGGCGCAAAACGGCGGATTTCGAAAAACCGTGGCTGCTGAGATTTTTCGACCAACTGCGTTTCCATCCGGTAAGTGCCGAAGAACTGTTGCGGCTGCGCGAGGAGGTGCCACGTGGCCGGCACAAGCTGGAGATCGAGGAAAAGGTCTTCCGATTTTCGGATTACGAAGCGTTCCTGGCGGAAAACTCCGCAGGCATCGAGGCGTTCCAAAACAAACAGCGCGCGGGCTACGAGGCGGAACGCAAGCGTTGGGAGGAAGCCGGTCTCTCGATGGACGCACCCGCGGAAACCGTGGAGGAGGAGGATACCGTGGTGATCCCCGAAGGATGCTCCACCCTCGACAGTCCTGTGACCGGAAGCGTCTGGAAAGTCGAAGCCCTGGCTGGCACGAGGATCGCTGCCGGCACCACGGCGCTCATCCTCGAAGCCATGAAAATGGAGGTCCCGCTGGAAGCCGATGAACCGCTCGAAATCGTCGAAATCCTCGTCGCGGAAGGGGCCAGCGTAAGGGCGGGCCAGCCGCTCGTCATTGTGAAACCCGCAATCTGA
- a CDS encoding ABC transporter permease: MTRPGILKNWFLIRRDLPQTRRFALSITSFLLPLALWCLVSYVPWIWHPDVKIELSAEREGVTTVFTAGDHVSRKFFPEFAQAVRDDNAKVLAARSAGTPETGAKRKNQKLLRQLAPLAVEHGWLPHTEGQNDAVLYTLWRDIATGAKVAVKPALTDENLGIVRENWTILSAASPTFSYQLLPDAPLLKLIPQGRPANPVYLPAPDEVVRTGLRDFTAEVPAGELTMGQRYKRSLHVIFMGFIWACIVGIPIGILCGVFDFFSRLFEPFVDFFRYMPAPTFSTLLVAVLLAGDAPKIALVFIGTVFQLILVVSKTTRLLDPSLLEAAQTLGAKPRQMITHVVIPGILPNLYNDLRILLGWAWTWLVIAELIGMKSGLTEFIETQGRFRNFDRVFPVIILIGLTGFIMDQFLSWLHGIFFPWAGKTGPLSRAIVQAMKWPVRILSAGSRKSAPQP, translated from the coding sequence ATGACACGTCCCGGCATTCTTAAAAACTGGTTCCTGATCCGCCGGGATCTGCCACAGACGAGGAGGTTCGCCCTCTCGATCACCTCGTTCCTGCTTCCCCTCGCCCTGTGGTGTCTCGTTTCCTACGTCCCATGGATCTGGCATCCGGACGTGAAGATCGAACTCTCCGCCGAACGCGAGGGCGTGACCACGGTCTTCACCGCGGGCGATCACGTCAGCCGGAAGTTTTTCCCGGAATTCGCCCAGGCCGTCAGGGATGACAACGCGAAAGTGCTGGCGGCCAGAAGCGCCGGCACACCTGAAACGGGTGCTAAGCGGAAAAACCAGAAACTCCTCCGCCAGCTCGCCCCACTCGCCGTGGAGCATGGCTGGCTGCCCCACACCGAAGGACAGAACGACGCCGTCCTCTACACGCTCTGGCGCGACATCGCCACCGGTGCGAAAGTCGCCGTAAAGCCCGCGCTGACCGACGAGAATCTCGGGATCGTCCGGGAAAACTGGACCATCCTTTCCGCGGCATCGCCCACCTTCTCCTATCAGCTCCTGCCGGACGCGCCTCTGCTGAAACTCATCCCGCAGGGCAGGCCCGCGAATCCCGTCTATCTGCCCGCGCCGGATGAGGTTGTCAGGACCGGCCTGCGCGACTTCACCGCCGAGGTCCCCGCGGGAGAACTCACCATGGGGCAACGCTACAAGCGCTCCCTGCACGTCATTTTCATGGGCTTCATCTGGGCCTGCATCGTCGGCATCCCCATCGGCATCCTCTGCGGTGTGTTCGATTTTTTCTCGAGGCTCTTCGAGCCGTTCGTCGATTTCTTCCGCTACATGCCCGCGCCGACCTTCAGCACGCTGCTGGTCGCCGTGCTGCTCGCGGGGGATGCTCCGAAGATCGCGCTCGTCTTCATCGGCACCGTTTTCCAGCTCATCCTCGTCGTTTCCAAAACCACCCGGCTGCTCGATCCATCATTGCTGGAGGCCGCGCAAACCCTCGGTGCCAAGCCCCGCCAGATGATCACCCACGTGGTCATCCCCGGCATCCTGCCGAATCTCTACAACGATCTCCGCATCCTTCTCGGCTGGGCATGGACCTGGCTCGTCATCGCCGAACTGATCGGCATGAAAAGCGGACTGACCGAATTCATCGAAACTCAGGGCCGCTTCCGCAACTTCGACCGTGTTTTCCCCGTGATCATCCTGATCGGCCTCACGGGATTCATCATGGACCAGTTCCTCTCCTGGCTTCACGGCATCTTCTTCCCATGGGCGGGCAAGACCGGACCGCTCTCCCGCGCCATCGTCCAAGCCATGAAATGGCCCGTCCGGATTCTTTCCGCCGGCAGCCGCAAAAGCGCGCCACAACCATGA
- a CDS encoding DMT family transporter produces MPWILLLLAAFFEIAWAIGLKFTEGFTRLWPTVGTVTALVVSVLLLGSAAKTLPIGTAYAVWTGVGAAGTVVIGMMFLGDPVSAARLTCVSLILAGVVGLKVFS; encoded by the coding sequence ATGCCTTGGATTCTTCTATTACTCGCAGCCTTTTTTGAAATCGCCTGGGCCATCGGCCTGAAATTCACCGAGGGCTTCACCCGCCTGTGGCCGACCGTCGGCACGGTGACCGCCCTTGTGGTGAGTGTCCTGTTGCTGGGCAGCGCCGCCAAGACCCTGCCGATCGGCACCGCCTATGCGGTGTGGACGGGCGTGGGGGCCGCTGGAACCGTTGTGATCGGAATGATGTTCCTCGGCGATCCGGTGAGTGCGGCGAGGCTGACATGCGTCTCCCTGATCCTCGCGGGCGTCGTCGGTCTGAAGGTCTTTTCCTAG